One genomic region from Henningerozyma blattae CBS 6284 chromosome 2, complete genome encodes:
- the QCR2 gene encoding ubiquinol--cytochrome-c reductase subunit 2 (similar to Saccharomyces cerevisiae QCR2 (YPR191W); ancestral locus Anc_7.548) — protein MLRSGLRKSMLAQSARFYNVSAVDTPSAVSSLAVRVRGGSRYSDKDGVSHLLSRFNYQDTAEKSSLRLVRESELLGGKLQSTVDREYITLSAQFLKQDLPYFVEAIGNVLSKTSFNKWELTESVLPAAQRDFQVSLLDSVKTAENGLFNLTFRNSDGLGKPVLYDGIEEINVDDIKNFSQKIYTKENIEIVGRAVNEADLKKFVEESAISQLPTGTSLASSQPPKTFSGEARYRSAVLGENVCGISVPVKKEQFDEFEVLANYLKSPLSGDSIYKTVDDCQLLRFNDIGLFTLYVKGTDPAQVGTNIKAIVNQLKQGQDITKAIELTRTAVSIENASVANVNLVEKQLGDLSKIKEFKLNEFSYVAVGNVSKLPFKDEL, from the coding sequence atgttaagATCAGGTTTAAGAAAATCAATGTTAGCCCAAAGTGCTAGATTCTATAATGTGTCTGCTGTTGATACTCCAAGTGCAGTTTCTTCCTTAGCTGTCAGAGTCCGTGGTGGTTCAAGATATTCTGATAAGGATGGTGTTTCTCATTTGTTATCTAGATTTAATTACCAAGATACCGCTGAAAAATCCTCTCTAAGATTAGTAAGAGAATCTGAATTGTTGGGTGGTAAATTACAATCTACTGTCGATAGAGAATATATCACTTTATCTGCTCAATTCTTGAAACAAGATTTACCTTATTTTGTCGAAGCTATTGGCAATGTTTTATCTAAAACTTCATTCAATAAATGGGAATTAACAGAATCTGTCTTACCAGCAGCTCAACGTGATTTCCAAGTCTCTCTTTTAGACTCTGTTAAGACTGCTGAAAATGGGTTATTCAACCTTACTTTCAGAAACAGTGATGGTTTGGGTAAGCCAGTCTTATATGACGGTATAGAAGAAATCAATgttgatgatattaaaaacttCTCTCAAAAGATATATACaaaggaaaatattgaaatcgTTGGTAGAGCCGTCAATGAAGCCGACTTGAAAAAATTCGTAGAAGAATCAGCAATCTCTCAATTGCCAACAGGTACATCTTTGGCTAGCTCTCAACCACCAAAGACTTTCAGTGGCGAAGCCAGATATAGATCTGCTGTTTTGGGTGAAAACGTCTGTGGTATTAGTGTACCTGTCAAGAAAGAACAATTCGATGAATTTGAAGTCTTGGCCAACTATTTGAAATCTCCATTAAGTGGTGATTCAATTTATAAAACTGTTGATGATTGTCAATTACTAAGATTCAATGATATTGGTCTCTTTACATTATATGTCAAGGGAACTGATCCAGCTCAAGTAGGTACTAATATCAAGGCTATTGTCaatcaattaaaacaagGCCAAGATATCACCAAGGCAATTGAATTAACCAGAACAGCTGTTTCGATTGAAAATGCCTCTGTTGCAAATGTTAACTTAGTCGAAAAACAATTGGGTGATCTTTCCAAGATAAAGGAATTCAAATTGAACGAATTCAGTTACGTTGCCGTTGGTAATGTTTCCAAATTGCCATTCAAAGatgaattataa